A single window of Lutzomyia longipalpis isolate SR_M1_2022 chromosome 1, ASM2433408v1 DNA harbors:
- the LOC129796023 gene encoding putative serine protease K12H4.7, producing MVKKFIQVILAIGALAACVQCEIEMRNFTQPLDHFDENCTETWDNTYYIDESFYQPGGPIFLYVGDMQFYFTDYRIRSSHFRDIAIEAGALLVATEHRYYGNSRPVPDLTADNLVYLTSSQAIEDMAALVRFIRSSSPDLEEAKVIAAGVGHGGALATWLRQAYPDLIHAAWASSAKLNAILNFGEFHTTTTQSVRIYGGVLCYDRMANAFAMLEEVFQNENYTKLVEVFKMCPAEEEFDEEVAGALFFGTLATMIGQIISMMHSPAITSFCGYLERGENDMMGLADWIYYYVYNEQGCLPANMYDLLSEYMGTSWEDQGVIIGGRQQVWQSCNEFGWFKSSNASDHPFGDRFPYERFYEQCNFLLNYTITHEELLASVDNTNALFGGLSPNVTRVYFTNGNIDSEKTLSVLEDLNDQAPADVIPYFGTGADFESMNTTVFQGLRAVQERVRTLLLEWLEIDDEHTEAPTEGTTTTTEATTTTIGITPYN from the exons atggtgaaaaagtttattcaagtCATCTTGGCAATTGGAGCACTGGCAGCATGTGTTCAGTGTGAAATTGAAATGAGAAACTTCACTCAGCCCTTGGATCATTTTGATGAGAACTGCACGGAAACCTGGGACAATACCTACTACATTGATGAATCATTCTATCAACCCGGTGGACCGATCTTCCTCTACGTGGGAGACATGCAGTTCTACTTCACAGATTACCGTATCAGATCCAGCCATTTTAGAGACATTGCCATAGAAGCTGGAGCATTGCTTGTAGCCACAGAGCATCGATACTACGGCAATAGTCGTCCTGTTCCTGATCTCACTGCTGATAATCTTGTCTACCTGACTTCATCTCAAGCTATAGAGGACATGGCTGCCCTTGTTCGCTTCATCAGATCATCTTCGCCTGATCTCGAAGAAGCCAAAGTCATTGCAGCAGGTGTTGGACACGGAGGCGCTCTAGCAACATGGTTAAGACAAGCATATCCTGACCTAATTCACGCCGCATGGGCATCAAGTGCCAAACTCAATGCTATACTGAACTTTGGAGAGTTCCACACAACAACTACGCAATCTGTAAGAATTTACGGAGGAGTTCTTTGCTACGATAGAATGGCAAATGCCTTTGCCATGCTTGAAGAAGTTTTCCAAAATGAAAACTACACCAAACTTGTGGAAGTCTTCAAAATGTGCCCAGCTGAGGAGGAATTTGACGAAGAAGTAGCAGGAGCTCTCTTCTTTGGTACCCTAGCCACAATGATTGGACAGATTATCAGTATGATGCA ctCTCCAGCAATCACATCGTTTTGCGGATATTTGGAAAGAGGCGAAAACGACATGATGGGTCTTGCAGATTGGATTTATTACTATGTTTACAATGAGCAAGGTTGTCTACCGGCAAATATGTATGACCTCCTTTCGGAATATATGGGAACGAGTTGGGAAGATCAGGGTGTTATTATTGGAGGACGTCAGCAGGTTTGGCAGAGCTGCAATGAATTCGGCTGGTTTAAATCGTCAAATGCATCAGATCATCCCTTTGGAGATCGTTTCCCTTATGAACGCTTCTATGAGCAATGCAATTTCCTCCTAAACTATAC GATAACCCATGAAGAACTCTTAGCTAGTGTGGACAATACCAACGCCTTATTCGGAGGATTGTCTCCCAACGTAACCAGAGTTTACTTTACAAATGGCAACATTGACTCTGAGAAGACTCTCTCTGTTTTGGAAGACCTCAATGATCAAGCACCTGCCGATGTTATTCCCTACTTTGGAACAGGAGCAGACTTTGAGTCTATGAACACAACTGTTTTCCAAGGCTTGAGAGCAGTTCAGGAGCGAGTTAGAACTCTTCTCCTTGAATGGCTGGAAATTGACGATGAGCACACAGAAGCACCAACAGAAGGAACAACAACGACAACAGAAGCAACCACAACAACAATCGGGATCACGCCGTATAATTGA
- the LOC129796029 gene encoding putative serine protease K12H4.7 codes for MVKKFIQALVAIGALAACVQCEIEMRNFTQPLDHFDENCTETWDNTYYIDESFYQPGGPIFLYVGDMQFFYTYARLNSSHFTDIAREVGALLIGTEHRYFGESRPVPDLSIENLVYLTSSQALEDMAALVRFIKSSSPDLEEAKVIAAGIGQGGALATWLRQGYPDLIDGAWASSAKLNAIVNFGEFHETTTQSVRIYGGVLCYDNMVTAFSMLEDVFEARNYTKLMEVFKMCENEDDYDEELAGALFFGTIATTIGVYISMLHASGITSFCGYLDRGEDPLMGLSDWIYYTIYNAQGCVPGSFDDLIGIYMDPEWSSVGALIGGRQQVWQVCHEFGWFRSSDASDHPFGHRFPYDIMFEQCGYLLNWTISNEDIRNNIDNTNALFGGLTPNVTRVYFTNGELDSDKRLSILQDLNDEAPADVIPYFGYGADFASMDTTVFEGLRHIQERVRSLIFQWLEIDDGETETTTEEIETTTPSNITSYD; via the exons atggtgaaaaagttCATTCAAGCCTTAGTCGCAATTGGAGCACTGGCAGCATGTGTTCAGTGTGAGATTGAAATGAGAAACTTCACTCAGCCCTTGGATCATTTTGATGAGAACTGCACGGAAACCTGGGACAATACCTACTACATTGATGAATCCTTCTACCAACCCGGTGGACCGATCTTCCTCTACGTGGGAGACATGCAGTTCTTCTACACCTATGCTCGCCTCAATTCTAGTCACTTTACTGATATAGCCAGGGAAGTTGGAGCTTTGCTCATTGGTACTGAGCACAGATACTTCGGCGAGAGTCGTCCTGTTCCTGATCTAAGCATTGAAAACCTTGTTTATCTGACTTCATCCCAAGCTTTGGAAGACATGGCTGCTCTTGTTCGCTTCATTAAATCATCTTCACCTGATCTCGAAGAAGCCAAAGTCATTGCAGCTGGTATTGGGCAAGGAGGAGCTTTGGCAACGTGGTTAAGACAAGGATATCCTGATCTAATTGATGGAGCCTGGGCTTCAAGTGCTAAACTCAATGCAATTGTAAACTTTGGAGAGTTCCACGAGACAACCACGCAATCAGTAAGAATTTACGGAGGAGTTTTGTGCTACGACAACATGGTTACAGCTTTTTCAATGCTTGAAGATGTCTTCGAAGCGAGAAACTACACGAAATTAATGGAAGTCTttaaaatgtgtgaaaatgagGATGATTACGATGAAGAATTAGCCGGAGCTCTCTTCTTTGGAACAATAGCAACAACCATTGGAGTGTACATCAGTATGCTTCA CGCGTCTGGAATTACCAGTTTCTGTGGTTACTTGGACAGAGGTGAAGATCCACTGATGGGTCTTTCCGATTGGATCTACTACACCATTTACAACGCACAGGGTTGTGTTCCTGGCAGTTTTGATGATCTTATTGGGATCTACATGGATCCAGAATGGTCGTCTGTTGGTGCCCTTATTGGAGGACGGCAGCAAGTTTGGCAAGTTTGCCATGAATTCGGCTGGTTCAGATCATCCGATGCATCAGATCATCCATTTGGACATCGTTTCCCATATGATATCATGTTTGAACAGTGTGGATATCTTCTCAATTGGAC gatTTCGAATGAAGATATTCGGAATAACATCGACAATACCAATGCCCTATTCGGCGGACTGACTCCCAATGTAACCAGAGTTTACTTCACGAATGGAGAATTGGATTCAGACAAAAGGCTTTCAATCTTGCAAGATCTGAATGATGAAGCACCAGCCGATGTTATTCCTTACTTTGGTTACGGAGCTGATTTTGCCTCAATGGACACAACAGTTTTCGAAGGTTTAAGACATATTCAGGAGCGTGTGAGGAGTCTTATATTCCAATGGTTGGAAATAGATGACGGAGAAACAGAAACAACAACTGAGGAAATTGAAACGACAACCCCAAGTAACATCACGTCTTATGACTAa
- the LOC129796047 gene encoding putative serine protease K12H4.7, protein MVGKFLQAFLVIGALAACVRCEINIRTFTQPLDHFDESGTKTWDNTYYIDESFYKPGGPIFVYVGDMQFFSTYARLSSSHFTDIAREVGALLVGTEHRYFGNSHPVPDLSVNNLAYMTTSQALEDIAALIRYIRSSSPYLEKAKVIAAGMGQGGALATWLRQGYPDLIHAAWASSAKLNAVLNNEKFLTTTAESVKIYGGLLCYDRMAKAFSMLEDKFQGRDFTQLMEIFKMCPNNDDFDDEVAGALFFGTLATTIGVYIGQLHAPGITSFCGFLEKGEDPMKGLSDWYYNVIHRAQGCVPGSIDDRIGIYMDSHWSSAGAQSGGRQQLWQICNEFGWFRSSDAPDHPFGNRFPYRVMFEQCGFLLNWTMTIDDAQKKIDNTNALFGGLSPKVTRVYFTNGELHSDKSLSVLQDLNDEAPADVIPYFGYGADFMSMDTTTNAGLRRIQERVRSLILQWLATDN, encoded by the exons atggTGGGAAAATTCTTACAAGCCTTCCTCGTAATCGGAGCACTAGCAGCTTGTGTTCGGTGTGAAATCAACATAAGAACCTTCACTCAGCCCTTGGATCATTTTGATGAAAGCGGAACTAAAACCTGGGACAATACCTACTACATTGATGAATCCTTCTACAAACCCGGTGGACCGATTTTCGTCTACGTAGGCGATATGCAATTCTTCAGTACATACGCTCGCCTCAGTTCAAGTCACTTCACTGATATAGCCAGGGAAGTTGGAGCATTACTTGTCGGAACTGAGCATAGATACTTCGGCAACAGTCATCCTGTTCCTGATCTTTCAGTTAACAATCTTGCCTATATGACAACTTCGCAAGCTTTGGAAGACATAGCTGCTCTCATCCGCTACATTAGATCATCTTCACCCTATCTAGAAAAAGCCAAAGTCATTGCAGCAGGAATGGGACAAGGAGGTGCTCTGGCAACGTGGTTAAGACAAGGATATCCTGATCTAATTCACGCCGCATGGGCATCAAGTGCTAAACTCAATGCTGTACTGAATAACGAAAAATTCCTAACAACAACTGCGGAGTCTGTAAAAATCTACGGAGGACTCCTCTGCTACGATCGAATGGCGAAGGCTTTCTCTATGCTTGAAGACAAGTTTCAAGGACGAGATTTCACACAACTAAtggaaatctttaaaatgtgTCCAAATAATGATGATTTTGATGACGAAGTAGCTGGAGCTCTCTTCTTTGGGACATTAGCAACAACCATTGGGGTGTACATTGGACAACTCCA CGCACCGGGAATTACGAGTTTCTGTGGCTTTTTGGAGAAAGGTGAAGACCCGATGAAGGGTCTCTCCGATTGGTACTACAATGTTATTCACAGGGCACAGGGTTGTGTTCCAGGCAGCATAGATGACCGCATTGGTATCTACATGGATTCTCATTGGTCTTCTGCTGGTGCTCAATCAGGGGGTCGTCAACAACTTTGGCAGATTTGCAATGAATTCGGCTGGTTCAGATCTTCCGATGCACCCGATCATCCCTTCGGAAACCGTTTCCCATATCGCGTAATGTTTGAACAATGTGGCTTTCTTCTCAATTGGAC AATGACGATTGATGatgcacaaaagaaaattgacaatACCAACGCCTTATTCGGTGGACTGAGTCCTAAAGTAACCAGAGTTTACTTCACAAATGGCGAACTACATTCGGATAAATCGCTTTCAGTCTTGCAAGATCTTAATGATGAAGCCCCTGCTGATGTTATTCCTTACTTTGGATACGGAGCTGATTTTATGTCCATGGACACAACAACTAATGCAGGTCTCAGACGTATTCAAGAACGCGTTAGAAGTCTTATACTCCAATGGTTAGCAACAGacaattga
- the LOC129796086 gene encoding venom allergen 5-like has protein sequence MWKFVIFLFVGVGAQSNINWCNMKTQYCRGLDHIACEPNNFPYATGVRNIQIVPMTDAIKTAIVDRHNFYRSRIAKAGESGVPGAAKMEKMVWNNDLAYVAEQHAKHANFQHDDCRSFTTFPNSGQNLASGSSSAPFSSLVDNIQTHIDLWYGEVAAIKDKLKCIDSFTLTDNCLDAGHFTVMVKDVNNAVGCSAVTFEQQYGTRWFYSLLTTCNYADTNVINQRIYNTGTSCSACASVKKSCESSSGLCV, from the coding sequence atgtggaaatttgtgatttttctttttgtgggaGTTGGTGCTCAGTCAAACATCAATTGGTGCAATATGAAGACACAGTATTGCAGAGGACTGGATCATATTGCCTGCGAACCGAATAACTTTCCATATGCAACAGGTGTGAGGAATATTCAGATTGTTCCAATGACTGATGCCATCAAGACAGCAATTGTAGATCGTCACAATTTCTATCGAAGCAGGATTGCAAAAGCCGGAGAATCAGGCGTTCCAGGTGCAGCAAAAATGGAGAAGATGGTGTGGAATAATGACTTAGCCTATGTGGCTGAGCAACATGCAAAGCACGCTAACTTCCAGCACGATGACTGCAGATCCTTCACAACTTTTCCCAATTCTGGACAAAATTTAGCCTCTGGCTCCTCCTCAGCTCCCTTCTCCTCTCTCGTTGATAACATTCAGACGCACATTGATTTGTGGTACGGAGAGGTGGCAGCCATAAAGGATAAACTTAAATGTATTGATTCCTTCACCCTCACCGACAACTGTCTCGATGCAGGACATTTTACAGTGATGGTCAAAGATGTCAATAATGCAGTTGGATGCTCTGCTGTAACATTTGAGCAGCAATACGGCACAAGGTGGTTTTACAGCCTCCTAACAACATGCAACTATGCCGATACTAACGTTATAAATCAACGTATCTACAACACCGGAACTTCCTGTTCCGCCTGCGCTTCAGTTAAAAAATCCTGTGAATCATCATCAGGGTTGTGTgtttga
- the LOC129796072 gene encoding antigen 5 like allergen Cul n 1-like gives MLKLVIFVVALGVGAQAIDWCQMQTTYCKGKEHIACEPNSFTDATNVRNVKLVTMTPEIQKMIVDRHNEYRSKVALGKESGIPSATNMYAMKWDDNLAYVASQHAKHAKMQHDQCRAFTDYPYSGQNLASGSSSAPISDVTAAIKKHIDMWYNDEMPIVRDQMPSCTGKFTSSPNCLQAGHYTAVVHGDSGAVGCASVTFEQQISGNWWYSVMTTCNYEGNNMSNQPVYTAGTTCSGCAAAGRTCDAARGLCV, from the coding sequence ATGCTAAAGTTGGTGATTTTTGTGGTGGCGCTGGGTGTTGGAGCTCAGGCAATTGATTGGTGTCAGATGCAGACTACATACTGCAAGGGCAAGGAGCATATTGCCTGTGAACCAAACAGCTTCACAGATGCAACGAATGTGAGGAATGTCAAGCTTGTGACGATGACTCCGGAAATCCAGAAGATGATTGTGGATCGTCACAATGAATACCGCAGCAAGGTGGCTCTTGGAAAGGAATCCGGAATCCCATCGGCTACCAATATGTATGCCATGAAGTGGGACGATAATTTGGCCTATGTTGCTTCTCAGCACGCTAAACACGCCAAAATGCAGCACGATCAGTGCCGTGCTTTCACCGATTACCCATATTCTGGACAAAATTTGGCTTCTGGATCATCTTCTGCTCCCATTTCCGATGTTACTGCTGCCATCAAGAAGCACATTGATATGTGGTACAACGATGAGATGCCAATTGTGAGGGATCAAATGCCAAGCTGCACTGGGAAATTCACTTCCTCCCCCAATTGCCTCCAGGCTGGACACTACACTGCTGTTGTTCATGGTGACAGTGGTGCTGTTGGATGTGCTTCAGTGACGTTTGAGCAGCAAATCAGTGGAAATTGGTGGTACAGCGTCATGACCACTTGCAACTATGAAGGAAACAACATGAGTAACCAACCTGTCTACACCGCTGGTACTACTTGCTCCGGATGTGCTGCTGCTGGAAGAACTTGTGACGCCGCCCGAGGACTCTGTGTCTAA